The Methanobacterium lacus genome includes a region encoding these proteins:
- a CDS encoding tautomerase family protein — MPVLNVNVWKGFEQAKIDYLIENLTKVFVDVGISAEAVEVIIHEVPQSHWGLGGVPCTKKFKDMDPDSWKKMPK, encoded by the coding sequence GTGCCAGTATTAAACGTGAATGTCTGGAAAGGTTTTGAACAAGCAAAGATAGATTACTTAATTGAGAACTTGACTAAAGTTTTCGTGGATGTTGGAATTTCAGCAGAAGCTGTTGAGGTAATAATACACGAAGTTCCACAAAGCCACTGGGGATTGGGCGGAGTACCATGTACAAAGAAATTTAAGGATATGGATCCTGACTCATGGAAGAAGATGCCAAAGTAA
- a CDS encoding aldo/keto reductase — MIYRDFGKTNEKVSVLGFGCMRLPVVGGDPSNIDEEKAIKMVRYSIDQGVNVIDTAYPYHGFGLDQAGASEPFVAKVLRDGYREKVKLATKLPIWMLKTREDMDKYLNEQLKRLETDHIDFYMVHGINRNYWENIKELGFDEFLDDAISDGRIKYAGFSFHHRIELFKEVVDHYDWSFCLIQYNYLDENYQAGKEGLEYAYNKNMGIAVMEPLRGGQLAHNMPQKVQELFDNYEVKRSPAEWALRWVWNHPEVSVVLSGMNTMEELEENLKIAEEANPNSLGDEELNTLKQAKSIFENKLQINCTSCGYCLPCPSGVNIPENFQKYNDYYLFGSPEEKAGYQFSYDALVLENERASQCIECGICEEHCTQDIKIIKELKKVKELYESN, encoded by the coding sequence ATGATATATCGAGATTTTGGAAAAACTAATGAGAAGGTTTCTGTCCTAGGATTTGGCTGTATGAGGCTACCTGTAGTGGGTGGCGATCCATCAAATATTGATGAAGAGAAAGCCATAAAAATGGTTCGCTACTCAATTGATCAGGGTGTGAATGTTATTGACACGGCCTATCCCTACCATGGTTTTGGTTTAGATCAGGCAGGAGCGAGCGAACCCTTTGTTGCAAAGGTTTTGAGGGATGGATACAGAGAAAAGGTAAAACTCGCCACCAAACTTCCAATCTGGATGCTAAAAACCAGAGAAGACATGGACAAATACCTGAATGAACAACTAAAACGTCTTGAAACAGATCACATCGACTTTTACATGGTTCATGGTATAAACAGAAATTACTGGGAAAATATAAAAGAATTAGGATTTGATGAATTTTTAGACGATGCAATATCTGATGGTAGAATTAAATATGCAGGATTTTCATTTCACCACAGAATAGAACTTTTCAAAGAAGTGGTTGACCACTACGACTGGTCCTTTTGTTTAATTCAGTACAACTACTTGGACGAAAATTACCAGGCAGGAAAAGAAGGACTGGAATATGCCTACAATAAGAATATGGGAATCGCAGTTATGGAACCCTTAAGGGGAGGACAGTTGGCACATAACATGCCACAAAAAGTACAGGAACTTTTTGACAACTACGAAGTGAAACGATCCCCTGCTGAATGGGCATTAAGATGGGTATGGAACCATCCCGAAGTATCAGTTGTATTGAGTGGAATGAACACCATGGAAGAGCTTGAAGAAAACCTAAAAATTGCAGAAGAAGCCAATCCAAATTCTTTAGGTGACGAGGAACTTAACACATTAAAACAGGCCAAATCAATCTTTGAAAACAAACTACAAATCAACTGTACCAGCTGCGGATACTGCCTACCATGCCCATCTGGAGTTAACATCCCTGAAAACTTCCAAAAATATAATGACTACTACCTATTCGGCAGTCCAGAAGAAAAAGCCGGTTACCAATTTTCATACGATGCCCTTGTATTAGAAAATGAACGTGCATCTCAATGTATTGAATGTGGAATTTGTGAAGAACACTGCACACAGGACATTAAAATAATAAAGGAACTGAAGAAGGTCAAAGAATTGTATGAATCAAATTAA
- a CDS encoding cation-translocating P-type ATPase, translating to MKIKTLAPEDVYNELSTSKNGLNPDEVENRLIKYGLNQIQEVKQKPLILKFVANLYQLLALLLWGASILAFISGTPQLGFAIIAVIIINAIFSFWQEFEAEKAVDALKKILPSSSKVIRQGSVVEVLSSQLVPGDVLVLEEGNNISADARLVEAYQMKVDSSTLTGESKPVRKVSDPEGNGDENIVNSHNLVLAGTNVSSGSGRAVIFSTGVNTEFNKIASLTLDVKEEPSPLQKQLARLTQLIALIAVLMGVTLFFLNIYVVKLSLSVAFLFAIGLTVANVPEGLLPTVTLALAASVKKMVGKNALIKRLSSVETLGSTNIICTDKTGTLTKNQMTVRKVWIPYDVIDVTGAGYDPAGEFLQGGGQVCHKDVLELKLLMRSATFANDAKLVPPEKPGDNWKIYGDPTEASLLVAAQKNGFDWEAELAKYPRIYELPFDSQRKSMSSIHMVDNRKVAYIKGAPKKIIKLCNEISVEEKPIRFTEEEKKKVVAEHDRLAASGLRILGMAYRNLPSDFEDYDPDTVEKDMIFLGMIAMQDPPRPEVLPAVRDCHKAGIRIIMITGDYGLTARSIAHEVDIVGDENCRIVKGKELTEMDDEELKKLLQSGDDIIFARAVPEHKMRIASVLEDMDEIVAMTGDGVNDAPALRKADIGVAMGITGTDVAKEASDMVLTDDNFATIVSAIKEGRTIFENIRKFITYIFAHETAEIIPFILLVIFKIPLPITVMQILAIDLGTDTLPALALGMGPSESDVMDRPPRPRNERLLNWGVIWRGYIFLGLIEALLVMSGYFWVLYGGGWSLGESLPFTDPLYLEATTMVFVGIVTSQIGNLIGCQTTRTSTFKVGIFKNKWIMRGIIFEVAVMLSIVYVPYLQSIFGTTALDIYQWLYVITFIPIMFFAEELRKYVVRRINR from the coding sequence ATGAAAATTAAAACTTTGGCTCCGGAAGACGTTTACAACGAGTTAAGTACTTCAAAGAATGGATTAAATCCTGATGAAGTTGAAAACCGTTTAATCAAGTATGGGTTGAATCAGATCCAGGAAGTTAAACAAAAACCTTTAATTTTGAAATTTGTTGCCAATCTGTATCAGTTACTGGCCCTGCTACTTTGGGGTGCGAGCATCCTGGCTTTTATTAGTGGAACTCCTCAACTTGGATTTGCAATCATTGCTGTTATAATTATCAATGCAATTTTCAGTTTCTGGCAGGAATTTGAGGCAGAAAAAGCTGTTGATGCCCTAAAAAAGATTTTACCCTCATCTTCCAAGGTCATAAGGCAGGGTAGTGTGGTGGAGGTACTTTCCTCCCAACTGGTTCCTGGTGACGTGCTGGTTCTTGAAGAGGGGAACAATATTTCAGCTGATGCCAGGCTGGTTGAAGCCTATCAAATGAAGGTTGACAGTTCCACACTCACAGGTGAATCTAAACCCGTTAGAAAAGTTTCAGATCCTGAGGGGAATGGTGATGAAAATATTGTTAACTCCCATAACCTGGTTCTTGCAGGTACCAATGTTTCATCGGGATCTGGTAGGGCAGTTATATTTTCAACAGGTGTAAACACTGAATTTAACAAGATAGCTTCGCTGACCCTTGATGTTAAGGAAGAGCCCAGTCCCCTCCAAAAACAGTTGGCCCGTTTAACACAGTTAATTGCACTTATAGCAGTTTTAATGGGTGTTACACTTTTCTTTTTAAATATCTACGTTGTTAAGCTCAGCCTATCCGTTGCATTTTTATTTGCCATTGGACTCACAGTTGCAAACGTTCCTGAAGGTCTGCTTCCAACTGTTACACTGGCACTTGCAGCTTCTGTTAAGAAGATGGTGGGTAAAAATGCCCTGATAAAAAGGCTTTCAAGTGTTGAAACCCTGGGTTCAACCAACATAATATGCACAGACAAAACAGGAACACTCACCAAGAATCAGATGACGGTGCGTAAGGTGTGGATACCCTACGATGTTATTGATGTTACAGGGGCAGGTTACGATCCAGCTGGTGAATTTCTTCAAGGTGGTGGCCAGGTCTGTCATAAAGATGTGCTTGAACTCAAACTACTCATGAGGTCGGCAACATTTGCAAACGATGCCAAACTTGTTCCCCCAGAAAAGCCTGGTGATAACTGGAAGATATATGGAGATCCAACCGAAGCATCACTTTTGGTTGCTGCACAAAAAAATGGTTTTGACTGGGAAGCTGAACTTGCGAAGTATCCCCGTATATACGAACTTCCCTTTGATTCCCAGAGAAAATCCATGAGTTCCATCCACATGGTTGACAACAGAAAGGTAGCCTACATCAAGGGAGCTCCTAAAAAGATCATAAAACTCTGTAACGAAATATCTGTAGAAGAGAAACCCATACGATTCACAGAGGAAGAGAAGAAGAAGGTTGTAGCCGAACATGATAGGCTCGCTGCAAGCGGACTTAGAATTCTTGGTATGGCCTACAGAAATCTACCATCTGATTTTGAGGATTACGATCCAGATACTGTTGAGAAGGATATGATATTTCTAGGCATGATTGCAATGCAGGATCCACCGCGACCAGAGGTACTTCCTGCAGTTCGCGACTGCCACAAGGCAGGTATCAGGATAATTATGATCACTGGAGACTACGGGCTTACAGCACGTTCCATAGCCCATGAAGTGGATATTGTTGGGGATGAAAATTGTAGAATTGTTAAGGGTAAAGAGTTAACTGAAATGGATGATGAAGAGTTGAAAAAACTTCTACAGTCTGGTGACGATATCATATTTGCACGTGCCGTTCCTGAGCATAAGATGAGAATTGCATCTGTCCTGGAGGATATGGATGAGATCGTTGCAATGACAGGTGACGGTGTGAATGATGCACCTGCACTTCGAAAGGCAGATATTGGTGTTGCAATGGGAATAACTGGAACAGATGTTGCTAAAGAAGCATCTGACATGGTGCTTACAGATGATAACTTCGCAACCATTGTTTCAGCCATTAAAGAGGGGCGAACCATATTTGAAAATATCCGAAAGTTCATCACCTACATATTTGCCCATGAAACAGCGGAGATCATTCCATTCATCTTGCTGGTCATCTTTAAAATACCACTGCCCATAACTGTCATGCAGATACTTGCAATTGATCTGGGAACAGATACTTTACCTGCCCTGGCCCTTGGAATGGGCCCATCAGAATCCGATGTTATGGACAGACCACCTAGACCAAGAAATGAAAGACTCTTAAACTGGGGAGTTATATGGAGGGGTTACATATTCCTGGGTTTGATCGAAGCCTTACTTGTTATGAGTGGCTACTTCTGGGTTTTATACGGAGGAGGATGGAGCCTCGGAGAATCGTTACCCTTTACTGATCCCCTCTACTTGGAAGCAACCACCATGGTCTTTGTTGGAATTGTCACCTCCCAGATTGGAAACTTGATAGGGTGTCAGACCACACGAACATCAACCTTCAAGGTGGGAATCTTTAAAAATAAATGGATAATGCGGGGTATAATATTTGAAGTCGCTGTCATGCTCTCAATTGTGTACGTACCATACCTCCAATCTATTTTCGGAACAACAGCCCTTGACATCTATCAATGGCTCTACGTCATAACTTTCATACCCATAATGTTCTTTGCAGAGGAGCTGAGGAAGTACGTTGTGAGAAGAATAAACAGGTAA
- a CDS encoding outer membrane protein assembly factor BamB family protein produces the protein MVIVLVLIFFGTIILSGAVSATNLGNTPQPKFHHDANNTGQSEYKGPQTNTTKWKFRTGGGILPSPVIGADDTIYIGSVDKNLYALYPNGTVKWSFNSGYQIGYTPAIDSEGTIYLVCTGMLYALYPNGTEKWNYTPNYRDIIATSPAIGADGTIYIGISTHRYLVNSTLCALNPDGILQWNCTVGNMLVSTPAIGSDGTIYLGTFDNHLYAVYPNGTQRWNFTSNDIIVSSPAIGSDGTLYFGCEDHNVYALNPDGSLKWKYLTGNITDSSPAIAKDGTIYIVSQDKFIYALTPSGNLKWKYCIYSGDHPLQMSSPAIGSNGIIYVGSGDGCAYAINPDGSLKWKYQTGKFIDSSPCIGSDGTLYIGSEDGILYAIHDKTTPPSASSNLKSGIYNTTKVVKLTMNDYGTIYYTLNGKTPTTVSNRYTGPITINSTTILKYFAVDLAGNKSPVYTNTYTIDKTAPKITTTTPIINTKGVALTTPITIKFSEKISKGTNFSRIYIKNISTGKVTQTTVTISGNTLTIKMLKTRLKRNNYEVYIPTNAVKDLAGNNNTKYLLNFKTRA, from the coding sequence ATGGTTATAGTTTTAGTTTTAATATTTTTTGGAACGATTATTCTCTCGGGAGCTGTTTCAGCAACAAACCTTGGAAACACACCACAACCTAAATTTCATCACGACGCAAACAACACAGGCCAATCAGAGTACAAAGGACCACAAACCAACACCACCAAATGGAAATTTAGAACAGGAGGAGGTATACTTCCTTCTCCAGTTATAGGGGCCGATGACACCATTTACATTGGCAGTGTAGATAAAAATTTATATGCTCTCTACCCCAACGGCACTGTGAAATGGAGTTTCAATTCAGGATATCAAATAGGTTACACTCCTGCAATTGATAGTGAAGGCACCATATACCTTGTATGTACTGGTATGTTATATGCCCTGTACCCCAATGGAACTGAGAAATGGAATTATACTCCAAACTATAGGGATATAATAGCTACATCTCCGGCTATTGGAGCTGATGGAACAATATATATCGGAATTTCCACTCACAGATATTTGGTTAACAGCACTTTATGTGCCCTAAACCCCGATGGAATATTGCAATGGAATTGCACAGTTGGTAATATGTTAGTATCAACTCCCGCCATTGGAAGTGATGGAACTATTTATTTGGGAACTTTTGATAATCATTTATATGCAGTGTATCCAAATGGAACCCAAAGATGGAATTTTACAAGTAATGATATTATAGTTTCCTCTCCAGCCATTGGAAGTGATGGAACATTGTACTTCGGATGTGAAGATCATAATGTATATGCTTTAAACCCTGATGGCTCGTTAAAATGGAAATACCTAACAGGAAACATTACAGATTCATCCCCTGCAATTGCAAAGGATGGAACCATCTACATTGTATCCCAGGATAAATTTATATACGCTTTAACACCCTCTGGAAATTTAAAATGGAAATATTGCATATATAGCGGTGACCATCCTCTTCAAATGTCTTCTCCAGCCATTGGAAGTAATGGAATAATATACGTTGGAAGTGGTGATGGATGTGCATATGCTATTAACCCTGACGGTTCTCTAAAATGGAAGTATCAAACAGGAAAATTTATTGACTCTTCCCCATGTATTGGAAGTGACGGCACACTCTACATCGGAAGTGAAGACGGTATCCTCTATGCCATTCATGATAAGACCACACCACCTAGTGCCAGTTCCAATCTTAAATCAGGAATTTACAACACCACAAAGGTAGTTAAACTAACAATGAATGATTATGGAACCATCTACTACACACTAAATGGTAAAACACCCACAACCGTAAGCAACCGATACACAGGACCCATAACCATCAATTCCACAACCATTCTCAAGTACTTCGCAGTGGATCTGGCAGGCAACAAATCCCCAGTTTACACAAACACTTACACCATCGACAAAACAGCACCCAAGATCACCACTACCACACCAATAATCAATACCAAGGGAGTGGCCTTAACAACACCCATAACAATTAAATTCAGCGAAAAAATCAGCAAGGGAACCAATTTCTCACGCATCTACATTAAAAATATTAGCACAGGCAAAGTTACACAAACCACAGTCACAATATCTGGAAACACACTCACAATTAAAATGTTAAAAACCAGACTGAAAAGGAACAACTACGAAGTTTACATCCCTACAAATGCAGTTAAAGACCTGGCAGGGAACAACAACACTAAGTACCTTCTAAACTTTAAAACAAGAGCTTAA
- a CDS encoding winged helix-turn-helix transcriptional regulator — MGNDPYLNKIYQTIDDTFGYLRKKWNIQIIKGLFCDCKHFKDFLEQHPTLSSKVLAERLKELEEEGIIEKKSVNSTQTEYCLTEKGLRLNKIIYEMFDFALDEVMKDEKSSKQKAESREYLNKCLLTGKS, encoded by the coding sequence ATGGGTAACGATCCATATTTAAACAAAATATACCAGACAATTGATGATACATTCGGCTATCTCAGGAAAAAATGGAATATTCAGATAATCAAAGGATTATTTTGTGACTGTAAACATTTCAAAGACTTTTTAGAACAACATCCAACTTTAAGCAGTAAAGTTCTGGCCGAAAGATTAAAGGAATTAGAAGAAGAGGGCATCATCGAAAAAAAATCTGTTAACTCAACCCAAACAGAGTACTGCCTCACAGAAAAGGGTCTGAGATTGAATAAAATTATCTATGAGATGTTTGATTTTGCCTTGGATGAAGTTATGAAGGATGAAAAAAGTTCCAAACAGAAAGCTGAATCCAGAGAATATCTGAATAAGTGCCTGTTAACAGGAAAATCGTGA